One stretch of Bosea vaviloviae DNA includes these proteins:
- a CDS encoding Gfo/Idh/MocA family protein has translation MVRKLKWGVLGAANIARKHVIPAMLASERCELAAIASRDEERARATAHDFGIPTAYGSYEALLADQAVEAIYNPLPNHLHAPWTIKALEAGKHVLCEKPIALDAAEAREIAAAAERTGRLVMEAFMVRFHPQWRQAREIAVGGRIGEVRAIQTIFSYYLTDPANVRNQRDIGGGGLYDVGCYAINTARYIFAAEPERVIALVTTDPILGTDCVTSGLLSFSEGRQLAFTCATQLVPCQRVQILGTRGRIEIEIPFNAPKAADTAVIVDDGSDLAGRGRERIVVPACDQYVLQCDAFSRAVLGEEPLAATMADAVANMRTIDALFRSARSGTWEAP, from the coding sequence ATGGTGCGGAAGCTGAAATGGGGCGTGCTCGGCGCGGCGAACATCGCGCGCAAGCATGTCATTCCCGCCATGCTGGCGAGTGAGCGTTGCGAGCTCGCCGCCATCGCCTCGCGTGACGAGGAACGCGCCCGCGCCACAGCCCATGATTTCGGCATTCCCACGGCTTATGGATCCTATGAGGCCCTGCTTGCGGACCAGGCCGTTGAGGCGATCTACAATCCGCTGCCCAACCATCTGCACGCGCCCTGGACGATCAAGGCGCTGGAGGCCGGTAAGCACGTGCTGTGCGAAAAGCCGATCGCGCTCGACGCCGCCGAGGCCCGCGAGATCGCCGCCGCCGCCGAGCGCACGGGCCGGCTGGTCATGGAAGCCTTCATGGTGCGCTTTCACCCGCAGTGGCGGCAGGCGCGCGAAATCGCAGTAGGCGGGCGCATCGGCGAGGTGCGCGCGATACAGACGATCTTCTCCTATTACCTGACCGACCCCGCCAATGTCCGCAACCAGCGCGACATAGGCGGCGGCGGTCTCTATGACGTCGGCTGCTACGCCATCAATACTGCGCGATATATCTTCGCTGCGGAGCCGGAGCGGGTCATCGCGCTGGTGACCACCGATCCGATCTTGGGCACCGACTGCGTCACCAGTGGCCTGCTTTCGTTTTCCGAGGGACGGCAGCTCGCCTTCACATGCGCCACGCAGCTCGTGCCATGCCAGCGTGTACAGATCCTCGGAACGCGTGGCCGCATCGAGATCGAAATTCCCTTCAACGCGCCCAAGGCCGCCGATACGGCGGTCATCGTCGATGACGGCAGCGACCTCGCGGGCCGTGGCCGGGAACGGATCGTTGTTCCTGCTTGCGACCAGTATGTGCTGCAATGCGACGCCTTTTCGCGCGCCGTGCTCGGCGAGGAGCCGCTCGCGGCGACGATGGCGGACGCAGTGGCGAACATGCGGACGATCGACGCTCTCTTCCGCTCGGCGCGCTCTGGCACCTGGGAAGCGCCGTGA
- a CDS encoding substrate-binding domain-containing protein: MHNDAADLKSLALALGLSQSTISRALRAHPGIPEATRRRVVAAADAAGYRPNARARSLATGRTETIGLVFPLQRLQLPETNFVDVLAGISTAVTARNYNLLLSPFEDDEAGVLRKLASSKSVDGVIITRPLVRDPRIALLNALRLPFVVHGRTEAQEPFSFVDTDNDNAFERLTNLLLDYGHRHIVVINGLAQFRYVAARAAAFERAFAARGLAAPLDAIEFVSMTEATGYETAMRRLADPEPPTAFLCGSVFQARGVYRALAQHGLAVGRDISVACHDDGVRGCSAMDLSPPLTATATSIRGAGEEIALILIDLIERKATAPVQKILPFELVLRNSVGLAKPSA, encoded by the coding sequence TTGCATAACGATGCCGCCGACCTGAAGAGCCTGGCGCTTGCGCTCGGCCTCTCGCAATCGACCATCAGCCGCGCCCTGCGCGCGCATCCCGGCATCCCCGAAGCGACGCGCCGCCGCGTGGTCGCGGCGGCCGACGCTGCGGGCTATCGTCCCAATGCGCGCGCGCGCAGCCTCGCGACGGGCCGGACGGAGACCATCGGCCTGGTCTTCCCGCTCCAGCGCCTCCAGCTCCCGGAAACCAACTTCGTCGATGTCCTGGCCGGAATCTCGACGGCCGTGACCGCGCGCAACTACAACCTGCTGCTGTCGCCTTTCGAGGATGACGAGGCCGGCGTCCTGCGCAAGCTCGCCTCGTCAAAATCGGTCGACGGCGTGATCATCACCCGCCCCCTGGTCAGGGATCCGCGCATCGCCCTGCTCAATGCCTTGCGCCTGCCCTTCGTGGTCCATGGCCGCACGGAGGCGCAGGAGCCCTTCTCCTTTGTCGATACCGACAACGACAACGCCTTCGAGCGATTGACGAATCTGCTGCTCGATTACGGCCATCGCCACATCGTCGTGATCAACGGTCTCGCCCAGTTTCGCTATGTCGCCGCGAGGGCTGCCGCCTTCGAGCGGGCTTTCGCCGCGCGCGGGCTTGCAGCGCCGCTCGACGCCATCGAGTTCGTCTCCATGACCGAGGCGACCGGCTACGAGACCGCGATGCGGCGGCTGGCGGATCCCGAGCCGCCCACGGCCTTCCTGTGCGGCTCGGTGTTTCAGGCGCGCGGTGTCTATCGCGCGCTCGCCCAGCACGGGCTGGCGGTCGGGCGGGATATCTCCGTCGCCTGCCATGACGACGGCGTCAGGGGCTGCAGCGCCATGGATCTCTCGCCGCCTCTCACCGCCACGGCGACGTCGATCCGGGGCGCCGGCGAGGAGATCGCGCTGATCCTGATCGACCTGATCGAGCGGAAGGCGACCGCACCCGTGCAGAAAATCCTGCCCTTCGAGCTCGTCCTGCGCAATTCGGTCGGGCTTGCGAAGCCGAGCGCGTGA
- a CDS encoding extracellular solute-binding protein gives MRFATIARLALRRQLLAAAIALGILSSGSVGARAVEIQYWQYVFDTRVQAMSEVIKQFEAENPGITVKQVTFPYADYQTRLIAAKAAGRGPDVMQLFYGWLDTFIAGKLVQPLPKASFKDAEIERDFFPIVSAMKRGGQYYGLPTAVRSMALFYNKDLFQKAGLDPDKPPQTLDELVAAAKAITKRDAAGNFQQVGMALDIARQDHNWWREILLRQYGGESYSADGSKVAYNSEAGARSLEFYTGLQKLHRVGQEGFMDEGQAAFRGGLAGMVVDGTFRIASYKTIQGFKWGVAELPTQDGRKANFGSYFANAIGASATGEKLAAAEKFLAFISSEKAMTIWLDKVGELPARRAVALTEANIKDPIYGPFIRGLDYAATPPMVDEAAQRQVSIDMINTVLLKNTPITEALAAAATREQAILDKFKGK, from the coding sequence ATGAGGTTTGCGACGATCGCCCGCTTGGCGCTACGCCGGCAGCTGCTTGCCGCGGCTATCGCGCTCGGCATCCTGTCCTCGGGCTCGGTCGGCGCCCGAGCGGTCGAGATCCAGTACTGGCAATATGTCTTCGACACCCGCGTCCAGGCGATGAGCGAGGTGATCAAGCAGTTCGAGGCCGAAAATCCGGGGATCACCGTCAAGCAGGTTACCTTCCCCTATGCCGATTATCAGACGCGCCTGATCGCGGCGAAGGCGGCGGGCCGCGGGCCCGACGTCATGCAGCTGTTCTATGGCTGGCTGGACACGTTCATCGCCGGCAAGCTGGTGCAGCCGCTGCCGAAGGCCAGCTTCAAGGATGCCGAGATCGAGCGCGACTTCTTCCCGATCGTCTCGGCGATGAAGCGCGGCGGGCAGTATTATGGCCTGCCGACGGCGGTGCGCAGCATGGCGCTGTTCTACAACAAGGACCTGTTCCAGAAGGCGGGGCTCGATCCGGACAAGCCGCCGCAGACGCTGGACGAATTGGTGGCGGCAGCCAAGGCGATCACCAAGCGCGATGCGGCAGGCAACTTCCAGCAGGTCGGCATGGCGCTCGATATCGCACGCCAGGACCACAACTGGTGGCGCGAGATCCTGCTGCGCCAATATGGCGGCGAATCCTACAGCGCCGATGGCAGCAAGGTCGCCTACAACAGCGAGGCCGGCGCCAGATCGCTCGAATTCTACACCGGGCTGCAGAAGCTCCATCGCGTCGGGCAGGAAGGCTTCATGGATGAGGGCCAGGCCGCCTTCCGCGGCGGGCTGGCCGGCATGGTGGTCGACGGCACGTTCCGCATCGCCTCCTACAAGACGATCCAGGGCTTCAAATGGGGTGTCGCGGAGCTGCCGACGCAGGACGGCAGGAAGGCGAATTTCGGCAGTTATTTCGCCAACGCCATCGGCGCTTCGGCGACCGGCGAAAAGCTCGCTGCGGCCGAGAAGTTCCTGGCTTTCATCTCATCGGAAAAGGCGATGACGATCTGGCTCGACAAGGTCGGCGAATTGCCGGCCCGCCGCGCGGTGGCGCTGACGGAGGCCAACATCAAGGACCCGATCTACGGCCCGTTCATCCGCGGCCTGGATTATGCCGCGACGCCGCCGATGGTCGACGAGGCGGCCCAGCGCCAGGTCTCGATCGACATGATCAACACCGTGCTCCTGAAGAATACGCCGATCACGGAGGCGCTCGCAGCGGCCGCCACGCGGGAGCAGGCGATCCTCGACAAGTTCAAGGGCAAGTG
- a CDS encoding LacI family DNA-binding transcriptional regulator, with protein sequence MSESSSKPRDATVQDVAREAGVSKATAARVLGGYSVTSPAVRDKVMTAAQSLNYRPNEVARSMTTGRSRAIGVVVADVENPYFGLAVRGISDVARAEGFDVILANSGEDVERERDAIRMLLGKRVDGLIVTPASVHDTEHLRAVEASGRPIVLLDRYIPSMSVDTVVADDRAAGAAVARRLTEAGHRRIGYVSATACDDPVYRGPHQLHLSTVRDRIEGFLEAAAQAGGEGCERYVRLGVNRLGGGLKIVADLMALPDRPTALIASDNVVALELFKALRTLGIVIPRDLSLIAFHDADWTSVTTPSITVIAQPCYELGAESAAALVRRARGDTTAGQRIILQTRLIERESVIPPPR encoded by the coding sequence ATGAGCGAATCATCATCAAAGCCCCGGGATGCAACCGTGCAGGATGTCGCGCGCGAGGCCGGCGTCTCCAAGGCGACCGCGGCGCGCGTGCTCGGCGGCTACAGCGTCACCAGTCCAGCGGTTCGGGACAAGGTGATGACCGCCGCCCAGAGCCTCAACTACCGGCCAAATGAAGTCGCCCGCAGCATGACGACAGGCCGCTCGCGCGCTATCGGTGTCGTCGTCGCCGACGTGGAGAACCCCTATTTCGGCTTGGCGGTGCGCGGCATCAGCGACGTGGCTCGGGCCGAGGGCTTCGACGTCATCCTCGCCAATTCGGGCGAAGACGTCGAACGCGAGCGAGACGCCATACGCATGCTGCTGGGCAAGCGGGTCGACGGGTTGATCGTCACACCTGCCAGCGTGCATGACACGGAACACTTGCGTGCCGTGGAAGCTAGCGGGCGTCCGATTGTGCTGCTGGACCGCTACATCCCTTCGATGAGCGTCGACACCGTGGTCGCTGACGACCGCGCCGCCGGCGCCGCCGTGGCGCGACGGCTCACCGAAGCCGGGCACCGGCGCATCGGCTACGTGTCGGCGACAGCCTGCGACGATCCGGTGTATCGCGGCCCGCACCAGCTTCATCTGTCCACGGTACGCGACCGCATCGAAGGCTTTCTCGAGGCCGCCGCGCAGGCGGGCGGCGAAGGCTGCGAACGCTATGTCCGCCTCGGCGTGAACCGGCTGGGCGGCGGGCTCAAGATCGTCGCCGATCTGATGGCGCTACCGGACCGGCCGACCGCGCTCATCGCATCCGACAACGTGGTGGCGCTCGAGCTGTTCAAGGCGTTGCGCACACTGGGTATCGTCATTCCGCGCGATCTGTCTCTCATCGCCTTCCATGATGCGGACTGGACCAGTGTTACGACGCCGTCGATTACGGTCATCGCGCAGCCGTGCTACGAACTGGGCGCGGAAAGCGCTGCGGCCCTCGTGCGGCGCGCCCGCGGGGATACCACCGCCGGCCAGCGCATCATTCTGCAAACGCGCCTCATCGAGAGAGAATCGGTCATCCCGCCACCGAGATGA